One region of Vespa crabro chromosome 15, iyVesCrab1.2, whole genome shotgun sequence genomic DNA includes:
- the LOC124429409 gene encoding uncharacterized protein C16C10.8 isoform X1: MVVFTCNHCGETLQKPRVFKHYQFQCRNKPYLTCVDCLKDFREQEYVQHTKCITEAERYGGKDYVPKSTACKGERKQQEWLKIVNNVLETDKDLSNAEKSFLQALSKCENIPRKKVKFINFINNAFGYKTNKSVVESVWTKMEKAYQQAVNNNVKQEQIREPNGNHKVEVHTEEDKSLKNNVDNNIAENQNNENIFKENKYDKQSNTNNGLSDNNCTEKLESSNKKKKSKKRKLSPSMKNAEESPVIKKNNMDDLNVISETLNEVQNKNTLETAKFNWKNTILNIVSVKGEISLKKLQKRVRTQYTNHCQAEITDEKFINKFNKKLNKMTEIIVSEQKIRLA; the protein is encoded by the exons ATGGTTGTTTTTACTTGTAATCATTGCGGGGAAACTTTACAAAAACCACGTGTTTTTAAACACTATCAATTTCAGTGTCGTAACAAACCTTATTTAACATGTGTGGATTGTTTAAAAGATTTTCG GGAACAGGAATATGTACAACATACAAAATGTATAACTGAGGCAGAACGATATGGTGGTAAAGATTATGTTCCAAAATCTACAGCTTGTAAGGGTGAACGTAAACAACAAGAATGgcttaaaattgtaaataatgtaCTTGAGACAGATAAAGATTTGTCTAATGcagaaaaaagttttttacAAGCTTTGTCAAAATGTGAAAACATTCCCAGGAAAAAAGTCAAattcatcaattttattaataatgcatttggatataaaacaaataagtCAGTAGTTGAAAGTGTTTGgacaaaaatggaaaaagctTATCAACAGGcagtaaataataatgtaaagcAAGAACAAATTAGAG AGCCCAATGGTAATCATAAAGTAGAAGTTCATacggaagaagataaaagtttgaaaaataatgtggataataatattgcagaaaatcaaaataatgaaaatatatttaaagaaaataaatatgataaacaaAGTAATACGAATAATGGATTATCTGACAACAACTGTACTGAGAAATTGGAATcttcgaacaaaaaaaagaaatctaagaaaagaaagctcTCTCCATCAATGAAGAACGCAGAGGAATCTcctgttattaaaaaaaataatatggatGATCTGAATGTAATTTCAGAAACTTTAAATGAAgtccaaaataaaaatacattggaAACAGCTAAATTTAATTGGAAAAATActattttaaatatagtatCTGTTAAAGGTGAGATATCTTTAAAGAAACTGCAAAAAAGGGTACGCACACAATACACAAATCATTGTCAAGCTGAAATAACAGATGAAAagttcattaataaatttaataagaaacttAACAAAATGACTGAAATTATTGTATctgaacaaaaaataagactggcatag
- the LOC124429408 gene encoding GTP-binding protein 2 isoform X2 gives MESFLALFDPEDDKNIIRGTWDDSETKENDVSDCENYSADENQEEKLPPEPEQGNVEYKLKLINPSNQRFEHLVTQMKWRLREGHGEAIYQIGVEDNGRLTGLSKDELKASLKTLKEMASRLGATTCVLRERVAISKYKNIKEKKCDGERRVAEVLVKKLRKDDREDQGSVVDLRLAVIGAQDAGKSTLLGVLTQGELDNGRGRARLNMLRHLHEIKTGRTSSISHEIIGFDNEGHVLNYAEMTTAEEICEHASKVVTFIDLAGYRKYLRTTVSGLTGYSPHYVILVIAPPMNEASQEHMALCLTLRLPFFIVLNKNDLGFYDTHDTLVQLENAIQAHGYSKQLLLYNINNNISQYYETDIIPVFTVSCVTGKGLGELTSFIRNLPPSETNPTDSDPESCLFQIDETFRVAGLTQPVLGGLLVKGAIAPGTRLLVGPLPDGKFSPVKVASIHRNKAPCCMVRASQSASLTLAPSTNHSPPLPHFRPGMVLVSVRDKPHATLFFQATVLIVYHATAIFSGFQTTVHVC, from the exons ATGGAGTCATTCTTAGCATTATTTGACCCAGAGgatgacaaaaatattataagaggCACGTGGGATGACTCAGAGACTAAAGAAAATGATGTATCGGATTGTGAAAATTACAGTGCTGATGAaaatcaagaagaaaaattaccaCCAGAACCAGAACAAGGCAATGttgaatataaattgaaattaataaatccatCTAATCAACGATTCGAGCATCTTGTTACACAAATGAAATGGAGACTCAGAGAAGGTCATGGAGAGGCAATTTATCAAATTG gtGTTGAAGATAATGGAAGATTGACAGGCTTATCAAAAGATGAACTAAAGGCATCTCTTAAAACTTTAAAAGAAATGGCTTCTAGATTAGGTGCGACAACTTGTGTACTTCGTGAAAGAGTTGCcatttctaaatataaaaatattaaggaaaaaaaatgtgatgGTGAGAGAAGAGTAGCCGAAGTTCTGGTGAAGAAATTACGAAAAGACGATAGAGAGGATCAAGGAAGTGTTGTTGACTTGAGATTGGCAGTAATAGGTGCTCAGGATGCTGGAAAGTCAACTCTCTTAG gAGTATTAACGCAAGGTGAATTAGATAATGGTAGAGGGAGAGCAAGATTAAATATGTTACGACACCTTCACGAAATAAAAACAGGCCGCACATCGTCGATTTCGCACGAAATTATCGGATTTGATAACGAAGGACATGTCTTAAATTACGCTGAAATGACAACGGCTGAAGAAATTTGCGAACATGCTTCGAAAGTTGTTACCTTTATAGATTTAGCTGGTTATCGCAAATATTTAAGAACAACAGTTTCTGGATTAACTG GATATTCTCCTCATTATGTCATATTGGTGATTGCACCACCAATGAACGAAGCGTCACAAGAACATATGGCTCTTTGCCTGACATTAAGACTTccatttttcattgttttaaataaaaatgatcttgGGTTTTATGATACTCATGATACCTTAGTTCAACTAGAAAATGCTATACAAGCGCATGGTTACtctaaacaattattattatataatattaataacaatatatcacAGTATTATGAAACAGATATTATACCAGTATTTACAGTCAGTTGTGTTACTGGAAAAGGTTTAGGAGAATTAACATCATTTATTAGAAACTTACCACCATCTGAAACAAATCCTACGGATTCAGATCCAGAATCGTGTCTATTCCAAATTGATGAAACATTTAG agtTGCTGGTTTAACTCAACCTGTTTTGGGTGGCTTACTTGTAAAAGGCGCAATTGCACCTGGGACACGATTATTGGTAGGACCTTTACCTGATGGTAAATTTAGCCCTGTAAAAGTTGCTAGCATACATCGTAACAAAGCTCCTTGTTGTATGGTACGAGCATCACAAAGTGCCAGTTTAACTTTGGCACCATCGACAAACCATAGTCCACCTCTACCACATTTTCGACCAGGCATGGTTTTAGTTTCTGTGCGAGATAAGCCACATGcaactttattttttcaa GCTACTGTATTAATTGTTTACCATGCTACTGCAATTTTTTCTGGTTTTCAAACTACTGTTCAT GTTTGTTAG
- the LOC124429409 gene encoding cell growth-regulating nucleolar protein isoform X2: MCGLFKRFSEYVQHTKCITEAERYGGKDYVPKSTACKGERKQQEWLKIVNNVLETDKDLSNAEKSFLQALSKCENIPRKKVKFINFINNAFGYKTNKSVVESVWTKMEKAYQQAVNNNVKQEQIREPNGNHKVEVHTEEDKSLKNNVDNNIAENQNNENIFKENKYDKQSNTNNGLSDNNCTEKLESSNKKKKSKKRKLSPSMKNAEESPVIKKNNMDDLNVISETLNEVQNKNTLETAKFNWKNTILNIVSVKGEISLKKLQKRVRTQYTNHCQAEITDEKFINKFNKKLNKMTEIIVSEQKIRLA, encoded by the exons ATGTGTGGATTGTTTAAAAGATTTTCG GAATATGTACAACATACAAAATGTATAACTGAGGCAGAACGATATGGTGGTAAAGATTATGTTCCAAAATCTACAGCTTGTAAGGGTGAACGTAAACAACAAGAATGgcttaaaattgtaaataatgtaCTTGAGACAGATAAAGATTTGTCTAATGcagaaaaaagttttttacAAGCTTTGTCAAAATGTGAAAACATTCCCAGGAAAAAAGTCAAattcatcaattttattaataatgcatttggatataaaacaaataagtCAGTAGTTGAAAGTGTTTGgacaaaaatggaaaaagctTATCAACAGGcagtaaataataatgtaaagcAAGAACAAATTAGAG AGCCCAATGGTAATCATAAAGTAGAAGTTCATacggaagaagataaaagtttgaaaaataatgtggataataatattgcagaaaatcaaaataatgaaaatatatttaaagaaaataaatatgataaacaaAGTAATACGAATAATGGATTATCTGACAACAACTGTACTGAGAAATTGGAATcttcgaacaaaaaaaagaaatctaagaaaagaaagctcTCTCCATCAATGAAGAACGCAGAGGAATCTcctgttattaaaaaaaataatatggatGATCTGAATGTAATTTCAGAAACTTTAAATGAAgtccaaaataaaaatacattggaAACAGCTAAATTTAATTGGAAAAATActattttaaatatagtatCTGTTAAAGGTGAGATATCTTTAAAGAAACTGCAAAAAAGGGTACGCACACAATACACAAATCATTGTCAAGCTGAAATAACAGATGAAAagttcattaataaatttaataagaaacttAACAAAATGACTGAAATTATTGTATctgaacaaaaaataagactggcatag
- the LOC124429507 gene encoding neural/ectodermal development factor IMP-L2 isoform X2 produces MMKRFLTPSTLFLIIVTTNMIFGSPLSLIRLLTNNHAYGHGVNKGSNHLDNEKNYENSISIDDSAPTADINLQDYQHDWTKITKNPASSLTATIGNRIELQCEANGSPPPQILWLKGNDPEKQLAEFLGKSMADMEISSDGWEGLGQIVSKLVIECVTPNDQGLIYCASVAGKKVQLSSPTLLLINGENGNSSCNGENKPTISLYSPMRFALIGSTVVLPCRATGKLRPYTYWLDNNAAVIHSSSNPRHKILRNGDLVIDPLEWTDMGSLTCYAKSDYKEDSVTTFLYPMKDKKHF; encoded by the exons ATG ATGAAACGATTCTTAACACCGTCTACTCTTTTCCTGATCATCGTTACGACGAATATGATCTTTGGAAGTCctttatcattaattagattattaacaaataatcatGCTTATGGCCATGGAGTTAACAAAGGTTCTAATCATTTGGACAATGAAAAGAATTATGAGAATTCAATATCCATAGATGATTCTGCTCCAACGGCTGATATTAATTTACAG gatTACCAACATGATTGGACGAAAATTACGAAGAACCCTGCGAGTTCTTTAACTGCCACAATCGG AAACCGAATCGAGTTACAATGTGAAGCTAATGGCAGTCCACCGCCACAAATTCTTTGGTTGAAAGGAAACGATCCGGAAAAGCag CTAGCCGAGTTTCTGGGCAAAAGTATGGCGGATATGGAGATTTCTTCCGACGGATGGGAAGGACTCGGTCAGATTGTTTCGAAACTCGTCATAGAATGTGTTACACCGAACGATCAAGGTTTAATTTATTGCGCATCCGTAGCTGGCAAGAAAGTGCAGTTGTCCAGTCCGACCTTACTCTTGAtcaatg GAGAGAATGGAAACAGCAGTTGTAACGGCGAAAATAAACCCACGATAAGTCTGTACTCACCGATGAGATTTGCTCTGATTGGATCTACGGTCGTTTTGCCATGTAGAGCTACGGGCAAGTTGAGACCTTATACGTATTGGTTGGACAATAACGCGGCAGTTATACATTCGTCCTCGAATCCACGACATAAGATCTTAAGAAATGGTGATTTAGTCATAGATCCACTCGAATGGACAGACATGGGAAGTTTGACCTGTTATGCCAAATCCGATTACAAGGAAGACAGTGTGACTACATTTCTTTATCCAATG aaGGATAAGAAGCATTTctaa
- the LOC124429507 gene encoding neural/ectodermal development factor IMP-L2 isoform X3 — MMKRFLTPSTLFLIIVTTNMIFGSPLSLIRLLTNNHAYGHGVNKGSNHLDNEKNYENSISIDDSAPTADINLQDYQHDWTKITKNPASSLTATIGNRIELQCEANGSPPPQILWLKGNDPEKQLAEFLGKSMADMEISSDGWEGLGQIVSKLVIECVTPNDQGLIYCASVAGKKVQLSSPTLLLINGENGNSSCNGENKPTISLYSPMRFALIGSTVVLPCRATGKLRPYTYWLDNNAAVIHSSSNPRHKILRNGDLVIDPLEWTDMGSLTCYAKSDYKEDSVTTFLYPMDKKHF, encoded by the exons ATG ATGAAACGATTCTTAACACCGTCTACTCTTTTCCTGATCATCGTTACGACGAATATGATCTTTGGAAGTCctttatcattaattagattattaacaaataatcatGCTTATGGCCATGGAGTTAACAAAGGTTCTAATCATTTGGACAATGAAAAGAATTATGAGAATTCAATATCCATAGATGATTCTGCTCCAACGGCTGATATTAATTTACAG gatTACCAACATGATTGGACGAAAATTACGAAGAACCCTGCGAGTTCTTTAACTGCCACAATCGG AAACCGAATCGAGTTACAATGTGAAGCTAATGGCAGTCCACCGCCACAAATTCTTTGGTTGAAAGGAAACGATCCGGAAAAGCag CTAGCCGAGTTTCTGGGCAAAAGTATGGCGGATATGGAGATTTCTTCCGACGGATGGGAAGGACTCGGTCAGATTGTTTCGAAACTCGTCATAGAATGTGTTACACCGAACGATCAAGGTTTAATTTATTGCGCATCCGTAGCTGGCAAGAAAGTGCAGTTGTCCAGTCCGACCTTACTCTTGAtcaatg GAGAGAATGGAAACAGCAGTTGTAACGGCGAAAATAAACCCACGATAAGTCTGTACTCACCGATGAGATTTGCTCTGATTGGATCTACGGTCGTTTTGCCATGTAGAGCTACGGGCAAGTTGAGACCTTATACGTATTGGTTGGACAATAACGCGGCAGTTATACATTCGTCCTCGAATCCACGACATAAGATCTTAAGAAATGGTGATTTAGTCATAGATCCACTCGAATGGACAGACATGGGAAGTTTGACCTGTTATGCCAAATCCGATTACAAGGAAGACAGTGTGACTACATTTCTTTATCCAATG GATAAGAAGCATTTctaa
- the LOC124429408 gene encoding GTP-binding protein 2 isoform X1 — MESFLALFDPEDDKNIIRGTWDDSETKENDVSDCENYSADENQEEKLPPEPEQGNVEYKLKLINPSNQRFEHLVTQMKWRLREGHGEAIYQIGVEDNGRLTGLSKDELKASLKTLKEMASRLGATTCVLRERVAISKYKNIKEKKCDGERRVAEVLVKKLRKDDREDQGSVVDLRLAVIGAQDAGKSTLLGVLTQGELDNGRGRARLNMLRHLHEIKTGRTSSISHEIIGFDNEGHVLNYAEMTTAEEICEHASKVVTFIDLAGYRKYLRTTVSGLTGYSPHYVILVIAPPMNEASQEHMALCLTLRLPFFIVLNKNDLGFYDTHDTLVQLENAIQAHGYSKQLLLYNINNNISQYYETDIIPVFTVSCVTGKGLGELTSFIRNLPPSETNPTDSDPESCLFQIDETFRVAGLTQPVLGGLLVKGAIAPGTRLLVGPLPDGKFSPVKVASIHRNKAPCCMVRASQSASLTLAPSTNHSPPLPHFRPGMVLVSVRDKPHATLFFQATVLIVYHATAIFSGFQTTVHVGNVRQTCIIEGIMDMKDRGLQTNDTASILFRFVSHPEYLHVGMRLLLREGRTKGIGKITQTFPLIGSQHTIQ, encoded by the exons ATGGAGTCATTCTTAGCATTATTTGACCCAGAGgatgacaaaaatattataagaggCACGTGGGATGACTCAGAGACTAAAGAAAATGATGTATCGGATTGTGAAAATTACAGTGCTGATGAaaatcaagaagaaaaattaccaCCAGAACCAGAACAAGGCAATGttgaatataaattgaaattaataaatccatCTAATCAACGATTCGAGCATCTTGTTACACAAATGAAATGGAGACTCAGAGAAGGTCATGGAGAGGCAATTTATCAAATTG gtGTTGAAGATAATGGAAGATTGACAGGCTTATCAAAAGATGAACTAAAGGCATCTCTTAAAACTTTAAAAGAAATGGCTTCTAGATTAGGTGCGACAACTTGTGTACTTCGTGAAAGAGTTGCcatttctaaatataaaaatattaaggaaaaaaaatgtgatgGTGAGAGAAGAGTAGCCGAAGTTCTGGTGAAGAAATTACGAAAAGACGATAGAGAGGATCAAGGAAGTGTTGTTGACTTGAGATTGGCAGTAATAGGTGCTCAGGATGCTGGAAAGTCAACTCTCTTAG gAGTATTAACGCAAGGTGAATTAGATAATGGTAGAGGGAGAGCAAGATTAAATATGTTACGACACCTTCACGAAATAAAAACAGGCCGCACATCGTCGATTTCGCACGAAATTATCGGATTTGATAACGAAGGACATGTCTTAAATTACGCTGAAATGACAACGGCTGAAGAAATTTGCGAACATGCTTCGAAAGTTGTTACCTTTATAGATTTAGCTGGTTATCGCAAATATTTAAGAACAACAGTTTCTGGATTAACTG GATATTCTCCTCATTATGTCATATTGGTGATTGCACCACCAATGAACGAAGCGTCACAAGAACATATGGCTCTTTGCCTGACATTAAGACTTccatttttcattgttttaaataaaaatgatcttgGGTTTTATGATACTCATGATACCTTAGTTCAACTAGAAAATGCTATACAAGCGCATGGTTACtctaaacaattattattatataatattaataacaatatatcacAGTATTATGAAACAGATATTATACCAGTATTTACAGTCAGTTGTGTTACTGGAAAAGGTTTAGGAGAATTAACATCATTTATTAGAAACTTACCACCATCTGAAACAAATCCTACGGATTCAGATCCAGAATCGTGTCTATTCCAAATTGATGAAACATTTAG agtTGCTGGTTTAACTCAACCTGTTTTGGGTGGCTTACTTGTAAAAGGCGCAATTGCACCTGGGACACGATTATTGGTAGGACCTTTACCTGATGGTAAATTTAGCCCTGTAAAAGTTGCTAGCATACATCGTAACAAAGCTCCTTGTTGTATGGTACGAGCATCACAAAGTGCCAGTTTAACTTTGGCACCATCGACAAACCATAGTCCACCTCTACCACATTTTCGACCAGGCATGGTTTTAGTTTCTGTGCGAGATAAGCCACATGcaactttattttttcaa GCTACTGTATTAATTGTTTACCATGCTACTGCAATTTTTTCTGGTTTTCAAACTACTGTTCATGTAGGTAACGTAAGGCAAACGTGTATAATTGAAGGTATAATGGATATGAAAGACAGAGGTTTACAAACAAATGACACAGCGTCTATATTATTTAGGTTTGTTAGTCATCCAGAATACCTTCATGTTGGAATGCGACTTTTATTAAGAGAGGGTCGTACCAAAGGAATTGGTAAAATCACACAAACTTTTCCTTTAATTGGTTCCCAACATACTAtacaataa
- the LOC124429507 gene encoding neural/ectodermal development factor IMP-L2 isoform X1, with amino-acid sequence MMKRFLTPSTLFLIIVTTNMIFGSPLSLIRLLTNNHAYGHGVNKGSNHLDNEKNYENSISIDDSAPTADINLQDYQHDWTKITKNPASSLTATIGNRIELQCEANGSPPPQILWLKGNDPEKQLAEFLGKSMADMEISSDGWEGLGQIVSKLVIECVTPNDQGLIYCASVAGKKVQLSSPTLLLINGENGNSSCNGENKPTISLYSPMRFALIGSTVVLPCRATGKLRPYTYWLDNNAAVIHSSSNPRHKILRNGDLVIDPLEWTDMGSLTCYAKSDYKEDSVTTFLYPMVKDKKHF; translated from the exons ATG ATGAAACGATTCTTAACACCGTCTACTCTTTTCCTGATCATCGTTACGACGAATATGATCTTTGGAAGTCctttatcattaattagattattaacaaataatcatGCTTATGGCCATGGAGTTAACAAAGGTTCTAATCATTTGGACAATGAAAAGAATTATGAGAATTCAATATCCATAGATGATTCTGCTCCAACGGCTGATATTAATTTACAG gatTACCAACATGATTGGACGAAAATTACGAAGAACCCTGCGAGTTCTTTAACTGCCACAATCGG AAACCGAATCGAGTTACAATGTGAAGCTAATGGCAGTCCACCGCCACAAATTCTTTGGTTGAAAGGAAACGATCCGGAAAAGCag CTAGCCGAGTTTCTGGGCAAAAGTATGGCGGATATGGAGATTTCTTCCGACGGATGGGAAGGACTCGGTCAGATTGTTTCGAAACTCGTCATAGAATGTGTTACACCGAACGATCAAGGTTTAATTTATTGCGCATCCGTAGCTGGCAAGAAAGTGCAGTTGTCCAGTCCGACCTTACTCTTGAtcaatg GAGAGAATGGAAACAGCAGTTGTAACGGCGAAAATAAACCCACGATAAGTCTGTACTCACCGATGAGATTTGCTCTGATTGGATCTACGGTCGTTTTGCCATGTAGAGCTACGGGCAAGTTGAGACCTTATACGTATTGGTTGGACAATAACGCGGCAGTTATACATTCGTCCTCGAATCCACGACATAAGATCTTAAGAAATGGTGATTTAGTCATAGATCCACTCGAATGGACAGACATGGGAAGTTTGACCTGTTATGCCAAATCCGATTACAAGGAAGACAGTGTGACTACATTTCTTTATCCAATGGTA aaGGATAAGAAGCATTTctaa